GAAGTGATCGACACGAACCTGCGCGGCACGTTCCTCTTCGCTCGCGCCGCCACTCGCCCGATGATGCAAGCTCGCTACGGCCGGATCGTCAATATCTCGAGCGTTTCCGGAGTCCGCGGAAATCCCGGGCAGGCGAACTACTCGGCCTCGAAAGCGGCGGTGATCGGATTCAGCCGCACGGTTGCGCGGGAGCTGGCGAGCCGCAAGATCACGGTCAACGTGGTCGCCCCTG
This DNA window, taken from Pirellulales bacterium, encodes the following:
- a CDS encoding SDR family oxidoreductase, with translation EVIDTNLRGTFLFARAATRPMMQARYGRIVNISSVSGVRGNPGQANYSASKAAVIGFSRTVARELASRKITVNVVAPGFVETDMTAVLGEAMMDEVVKKMIPAKRIGKPEEVADAVLYFASPASGFVTGQVLVVDGGFTV